A region of [Bacteroides] pectinophilus DNA encodes the following proteins:
- a CDS encoding glycosyltransferase, translated as MNDILISVIIPVYNAEEYIARALESVLNQTYEKLDIIVVDDGSDDNSLDICKRYAACDKRIKLLHKQNGGQASARTYGIKRACGDYITFLDADDYIDVETYANIIKKTDIRMPDVIAYNLIEEDNEPVIKKNKFPEKYYDYEEMQKDVFPYMLCMENFFEFGILPNLVCKFIKSELIKRADVKVNDVVRFGEDADACYRYIAKAESIQFLDYAPYHYIKHENTMVSGNMSIQSIKCLYSDLIDAFDNASIGDIMHNQLIDYISFVTLLKCPEEIMDHTGIFKKKIALYGAGGFGMALYGRYKESIVCVADSNYEKYKSSTAVHVISIEQLADMQNEFDIVFIAVLNNDICKKIEEQLISKGVKKKIVYFRRNYAAGLYERLIGTQEI; from the coding sequence ATGAATGATATTTTAATCAGTGTAATTATTCCTGTCTATAATGCAGAAGAATACATTGCAAGAGCATTGGAAAGTGTGTTGAACCAGACATATGAAAAACTTGATATAATAGTGGTTGATGATGGGTCAGACGATAACAGCCTTGATATATGCAAAAGGTATGCAGCATGTGATAAAAGAATTAAGCTTTTGCATAAGCAGAATGGTGGACAGGCGTCAGCACGTACGTATGGGATTAAGAGAGCTTGTGGAGATTATATAACATTTTTAGATGCAGATGATTATATAGATGTGGAAACATATGCAAACATTATAAAAAAGACAGATATTAGAATGCCGGATGTTATTGCCTATAATCTTATAGAAGAAGATAATGAGCCCGTAATTAAAAAGAATAAATTTCCTGAAAAATATTATGATTATGAGGAGATGCAAAAAGACGTATTTCCATACATGCTGTGTATGGAAAATTTTTTTGAATTTGGAATTCTTCCAAATCTTGTATGTAAATTCATAAAATCGGAGCTGATAAAGCGGGCAGATGTTAAGGTGAATGATGTTGTAAGGTTCGGAGAAGATGCTGATGCATGTTACCGGTACATAGCAAAAGCCGAGTCAATACAGTTCTTGGATTATGCACCATATCATTACATTAAGCATGAAAATACAATGGTCAGCGGCAATATGAGTATTCAAAGTATAAAGTGCCTTTATTCAGACCTTATTGATGCATTTGATAATGCTTCAATTGGGGATATAATGCATAACCAGCTTATTGATTATATAAGTTTTGTAACGCTTCTCAAATGCCCGGAAGAAATAATGGATCATACAGGAATTTTTAAAAAAAAGATTGCTTTGTATGGGGCGGGCGGATTTGGAATGGCGCTTTACGGCAGATATAAAGAATCAATCGTATGTGTGGCGGACAGTAATTATGAAAAATATAAATCCAGTACTGCTGTACATGTAATATCAATAGAACAGCTTGCTGATATGCAGAATGAATTTGACATTGTATTTATTGCAGTCCTTAATAACGATATATGTAAGAAAATAGAAGAGCAGCTTATAAGTAAGGGAGTAAAGAAAAAAATAGTTTACTTCAGGAGGAATTATGCTGCTGGATTATATGAAAGATTGATTGGCACACAGGAGATTTAA